A genomic segment from Corallococcus soli encodes:
- a CDS encoding outer membrane protein assembly factor BamB family protein has product MLAGVGLLAGCGRAQLYGSPELPRAPRQPPVEYFRVDWWKGLVDKVPLLEYSPREPASPVYEPESRNVIAQTRDGYIHAVGPDGTLSWSFRTGARALAGAMTSEGVVYAPGGDGTLYALDGATGKVKWKYPTQESLATVPVLADGLVLVASDTDTVFAVKASDGTWVWQYRRDPPSGFTIRGASAPKVDQGTAYVGFSDGFLVALKVDDGGVIWEKALSGTGTEFLDVDSTPAIDSAGRLYVASYKNGLYALEADSGAVLWNTSVGGMTSVLARGEVVFAAGDSRVDAYLGETGRLIWSLPLKDKTALAPVLARGMLLIPNQNALLFVDPTTGKTRMAWNPGRGISAPPYVVGSRVYVLSNNAYLYSLDMNNVEKGPRG; this is encoded by the coding sequence ATGTTGGCCGGGGTGGGGCTGCTGGCCGGCTGTGGCCGGGCGCAGCTCTACGGCAGCCCGGAGCTGCCCAGGGCTCCGCGTCAGCCGCCTGTGGAGTACTTCCGGGTGGACTGGTGGAAGGGGCTGGTCGACAAGGTCCCGCTGCTCGAGTACTCGCCGCGCGAGCCGGCCTCCCCGGTGTACGAGCCGGAGAGCCGCAACGTCATCGCGCAGACGCGCGACGGGTACATCCACGCGGTGGGCCCGGACGGCACCCTGTCCTGGTCCTTCCGCACCGGGGCCCGGGCGCTCGCGGGCGCCATGACCAGCGAGGGCGTCGTCTACGCGCCGGGCGGTGACGGGACGCTGTACGCGCTCGACGGCGCCACCGGGAAGGTGAAGTGGAAGTACCCGACCCAGGAGTCGCTGGCCACGGTGCCGGTGCTGGCGGACGGGCTGGTGCTGGTGGCCTCGGACACCGACACGGTGTTCGCGGTGAAGGCGTCGGACGGGACGTGGGTCTGGCAGTACCGGCGCGACCCTCCGTCGGGCTTCACCATCCGGGGCGCCTCCGCGCCGAAGGTGGACCAGGGCACCGCGTACGTCGGCTTCTCCGACGGCTTCCTCGTCGCGCTCAAGGTCGACGACGGCGGCGTCATCTGGGAGAAGGCCCTGTCGGGCACGGGGACGGAGTTCCTGGACGTGGACTCCACGCCCGCCATCGACTCGGCGGGGCGGCTCTACGTGGCCTCGTACAAGAACGGCCTCTACGCGCTGGAGGCGGACTCCGGCGCGGTGCTGTGGAACACCAGCGTGGGGGGCATGACGTCGGTGCTCGCCCGGGGCGAGGTGGTGTTCGCCGCCGGCGACAGCCGCGTGGACGCCTACCTGGGGGAGACGGGACGGCTCATCTGGTCGCTCCCCCTCAAGGACAAGACGGCCCTGGCTCCGGTGTTGGCTCGGGGAATGCTGCTGATCCCCAACCAGAACGCGCTGCTGTTCGTGGATCCGACGACGGGCAAGACGCGCATGGCGTGGAACCCGGGCCGGGGCATCTCCGCGCCGCCGTACGTCGTGGGCTCGCGGGTGTACGTGCTGTCCAACAACGCGTACCTGTACTCGCTGGACATGAACAACGTGGAGAAGGGGCCGCGCGGGTGA
- a CDS encoding DUF3014 domain-containing protein gives MSDPNFVNQPPGVPPPPDAEPPKAPSRGKVLGILIAVMVLGLVGSYFGLKRQSEAVPAAVVPAVADAGVAAPAPPEVSLPESDGRVRELARKLSVDPELARWLEERDLTRRFTSSVNSIAEGESPRPSLLFMAPPGGFEVTALGSEGRTAIAPASYARYDLVARVLGSLDASGAALVYRELKPLIDQAYGEIAPPGQRFEDTFGRAVQHLLAVPVSPGPVEVESKGALYVYTAPELEGLSRAQKHLLRMGPGNIRIIQAKLREMRKALGLPSPEPTAAEPLPDQVVPGESQTGQ, from the coding sequence ATGAGCGATCCCAACTTCGTCAATCAGCCCCCAGGAGTCCCACCGCCGCCGGACGCCGAGCCACCCAAGGCGCCGTCGCGGGGGAAGGTCCTGGGAATCCTGATCGCGGTGATGGTCCTGGGACTGGTGGGCTCGTATTTCGGGCTGAAGCGCCAGTCGGAGGCCGTGCCCGCGGCCGTGGTGCCCGCCGTGGCGGATGCGGGCGTGGCGGCGCCTGCGCCACCGGAAGTGTCGCTGCCGGAGAGCGACGGTCGGGTCCGGGAGCTGGCGCGCAAGCTGTCGGTGGATCCGGAGCTGGCGCGATGGCTGGAGGAGCGCGACCTGACGCGCCGGTTCACGTCGTCCGTGAACAGCATCGCCGAGGGTGAGAGCCCCAGGCCGTCGCTGCTGTTCATGGCGCCGCCGGGAGGCTTCGAGGTGACCGCCCTGGGGTCCGAGGGCCGCACGGCGATCGCGCCCGCGAGCTACGCGCGCTACGACCTGGTGGCCCGGGTGCTGGGGTCGCTGGACGCCTCCGGCGCGGCGCTGGTGTACCGGGAGCTGAAGCCGCTCATCGACCAGGCGTACGGGGAAATAGCGCCGCCGGGACAGCGCTTCGAGGACACCTTCGGCCGGGCCGTCCAGCACCTGCTGGCGGTGCCGGTGTCACCGGGGCCGGTGGAGGTGGAATCCAAGGGCGCGCTGTACGTGTACACGGCGCCGGAGCTGGAGGGCCTGAGCCGGGCCCAGAAGCACCTGTTGCGCATGGGCCCGGGGAACATCCGCATCATCCAGGCGAAGCTGCGAGAGATGCGCAAGGCGCTGGGGCTGCCCAGCCCGGAGCCCACGGCAGCGGAGCCGCTGCCGGATCAGGTGGTCCCGGGCGAATCCCAGACCGGGCAGTAG
- a CDS encoding ribonuclease H-like domain-containing protein, translating into MLLHTFQHIPGVGPWREKDLWSKGIRTWDDFPDGGIVISRKADVIARERIAVAREALARRDLKELARLVPPREHWRLFPEFQDDAVYFDIETDGSQTQVPTVVSLFDTAGLHVFVQGRNMDALPEAMAARRLWVTFNGSCFDVPVLKEYFGEKRFPVPEAHIDLRFVTRRLGLGGGLKEIEEKLGVGRPPHLKGANGYDAVLLWRAYLRRGDVAALRYLVEYNLYDSFQLRSLMDLAYNKGADDLNLDVPRLKVFERGDLLYDVSRLLLELGPTPSDVDTLARVRAMEQDS; encoded by the coding sequence ATGCTGCTGCACACGTTCCAGCACATTCCCGGCGTGGGTCCGTGGCGGGAGAAGGACCTGTGGTCCAAGGGCATCCGCACCTGGGACGACTTCCCGGACGGCGGCATCGTCATCAGCCGCAAGGCGGACGTGATTGCCCGCGAGCGCATCGCCGTGGCCCGCGAAGCGCTGGCCCGCAGGGACTTGAAGGAGCTGGCGCGGCTGGTGCCACCGCGCGAGCACTGGCGCCTGTTCCCGGAGTTCCAGGACGACGCCGTCTACTTCGACATCGAGACGGACGGCAGCCAGACGCAGGTGCCCACGGTGGTGAGCCTGTTCGACACCGCGGGCCTGCACGTCTTCGTCCAGGGCCGGAACATGGACGCGCTGCCGGAGGCCATGGCGGCGCGCCGGCTGTGGGTGACGTTCAACGGCTCCTGCTTCGACGTGCCGGTGCTGAAGGAGTACTTCGGCGAGAAGCGCTTCCCGGTGCCGGAGGCGCACATCGACCTGCGCTTCGTCACGCGGCGGCTGGGGTTGGGCGGCGGGCTGAAGGAGATTGAAGAGAAGCTGGGCGTGGGCCGGCCGCCGCACCTGAAGGGCGCCAACGGCTACGACGCGGTGCTGCTGTGGCGCGCGTACCTGCGCCGGGGGGACGTGGCGGCCCTGCGCTACCTGGTGGAGTACAACCTGTATGACTCGTTCCAGCTCCGGTCGCTGATGGACCTGGCCTACAACAAGGGCGCGGACGACCTGAACCTGGACGTGCCCCGGCTGAAGGTCTTCGAGCGCGGGGACCTGCTGTACGACGTGAGCCGACTGTTGTTGGAACTGGGGCCCACCCCAAGCGACGTGGACACGCTCGCTCGGGTGCGGGCCATGGAGCAGGATTCCTGA
- the der gene encoding ribosome biogenesis GTPase Der has protein sequence MKPLVAIVGRPNVGKSTLFNRLVGRRVALVQDEPGVTRDRHYADADWEGRIFTLIDTGGFVPGEKDSLLKQVREQAQFAVEECDVIIFVVDARVGMSTADEAVANYLRKSGKPVVVAANKLDNETGLMQSLAGEFFRLGLGDVQGISAEHNLGMGSLMDSVVAKLAPKVEGEDAEAPPDDGKIRVAIIGRPNVGKSTLVNAILKEKRVVVSEVAGTTRDPIDSEVTYKGNELILTDTAGIRRKKTIAHQVEQYSVIAALKVLERSDVAVLLMDATEPAVDQDAKLAGLSMDRGRALVIVVNKWDLIAEDKRKQDAFRDDLKIALKFVGYAPVIFTSALHGSKVEKVVDVAVELAKQFRFRAPTPQLNRLLDYMVDNNPAPIVKSKPLRLYYIAQVAAAPPTFALTCNAPEGVPDMYKRYITNQIRKTFDLRVPIRLLFRERPGKAKREARKNPNLANKGKGGKRAGRD, from the coding sequence ATGAAGCCGCTGGTCGCCATTGTCGGTCGCCCCAACGTGGGCAAGAGCACGCTGTTCAACCGCCTGGTGGGCCGCCGCGTCGCGCTCGTGCAGGACGAGCCGGGCGTCACCCGCGACCGGCACTACGCCGACGCGGACTGGGAAGGCCGGATCTTCACGCTCATCGACACGGGCGGCTTCGTCCCCGGTGAGAAGGACTCGCTGCTCAAGCAGGTGCGCGAGCAGGCGCAGTTCGCCGTGGAGGAGTGCGACGTCATCATCTTCGTCGTGGACGCCCGCGTGGGCATGTCCACCGCGGACGAGGCCGTCGCCAACTACCTGCGCAAGAGCGGCAAGCCGGTGGTCGTCGCGGCCAACAAGCTCGACAATGAGACGGGGCTGATGCAGTCGCTGGCGGGCGAGTTCTTCCGCCTGGGCCTGGGCGACGTGCAGGGCATCTCCGCCGAGCACAACCTGGGCATGGGCAGCCTGATGGACTCCGTCGTGGCGAAGCTCGCCCCGAAGGTGGAGGGCGAGGACGCCGAGGCGCCCCCCGACGACGGGAAGATCCGTGTCGCCATCATCGGCCGGCCCAACGTGGGCAAGAGCACCCTGGTCAACGCCATCCTCAAGGAGAAGCGCGTCGTCGTCAGTGAAGTCGCTGGTACCACGCGCGACCCCATCGACTCCGAGGTCACGTACAAGGGCAACGAGCTCATCCTCACGGACACCGCGGGCATCCGGCGCAAGAAGACCATCGCGCACCAGGTGGAGCAGTACTCCGTCATCGCCGCGCTCAAGGTGCTGGAGCGCAGCGACGTGGCGGTGCTCCTGATGGACGCCACCGAGCCGGCCGTGGATCAGGACGCGAAGCTCGCGGGCCTGTCCATGGACCGCGGCCGCGCGCTGGTCATCGTGGTGAACAAGTGGGACCTCATCGCGGAGGACAAGCGCAAGCAGGACGCGTTCCGCGACGACCTGAAGATCGCCCTGAAGTTCGTGGGCTACGCGCCGGTCATCTTCACGTCCGCCCTCCACGGCTCCAAGGTGGAGAAGGTGGTGGACGTGGCGGTGGAGCTGGCCAAGCAGTTCCGCTTCCGGGCGCCCACGCCGCAGCTCAACCGGCTGCTGGACTACATGGTGGACAACAACCCGGCGCCCATCGTGAAGAGCAAGCCGCTGCGCCTGTACTACATCGCCCAGGTGGCGGCGGCGCCGCCGACGTTCGCGCTCACGTGCAACGCGCCGGAAGGCGTGCCGGACATGTACAAGCGCTACATCACCAACCAGATCCGCAAGACGTTCGATCTGCGCGTGCCCATCCGGCTGCTCTTCCGCGAGCGTCCGGGCAAGGCCAAGCGCGAGGCGCGCAAGAACCCGAACCTGGCCAACAAGGGCAAGGGCGGGAAGCGGGCGGGGCGCGACTGA
- a CDS encoding (deoxy)nucleoside triphosphate pyrophosphohydrolase: protein MTRAVPRTVRVVAALIPQPLRDGGPEEGGRRFLVQQRLPGGSRALLWEFPGGKVEAGETDEAALARECREELDVELSVGRRLWEGRHTYPDLTVELVLYAATLVSGEPKPLGAHTLAFHTPPEMQALPFCEADVPLLEDLLAGRMGALD from the coding sequence GTGACGCGCGCCGTGCCCCGGACGGTGCGGGTGGTGGCGGCGCTGATTCCCCAGCCCTTGAGGGACGGGGGCCCGGAGGAGGGTGGGCGCCGGTTCCTCGTCCAGCAGCGGCTCCCCGGAGGCAGCCGGGCGCTCCTCTGGGAGTTCCCCGGCGGCAAGGTGGAGGCCGGCGAGACGGACGAGGCCGCCCTGGCACGCGAGTGCCGCGAGGAACTGGACGTGGAGCTGTCCGTGGGCCGTCGCCTGTGGGAGGGCCGGCACACGTATCCGGATCTCACCGTGGAGCTGGTGCTGTACGCGGCCACGCTGGTGTCGGGCGAACCAAAGCCCCTGGGCGCGCACACGCTGGCGTTCCACACGCCGCCGGAGATGCAGGCGCTGCCGTTCTGCGAAGCGGACGTGCCGCTCCTGGAGGACCTGCTGGCCGGAAGGATGGGTGCGCTCGATTGA
- a CDS encoding peptidylprolyl isomerase — translation MSFMARAQAGEDLYGTLDTTEGRIVVRLFSQDAPKTVENFVGLATGEKAWTHPITSQAMHGRPLYDGTLLFRCIKDFMIQGGDPTSRGNGGPGFRFEDEFQGGRRFDKKGVLAMGNTGPNTNGSQFFITAAPTPHLNNRHTIFGEVVEGQDVVDRIANELPKDSNDRPRRDVRIQTLTISTARP, via the coding sequence ATGAGCTTCATGGCGCGGGCCCAGGCGGGCGAGGACCTGTACGGCACCCTGGACACGACCGAGGGTCGCATCGTCGTGCGCCTGTTCTCCCAGGACGCGCCGAAGACGGTGGAGAACTTCGTGGGGCTGGCGACGGGGGAAAAGGCCTGGACGCACCCCATCACCAGCCAGGCCATGCACGGCCGCCCGCTCTACGACGGCACGCTGCTCTTCCGGTGCATCAAGGACTTCATGATCCAGGGCGGGGACCCGACCAGCCGTGGCAACGGCGGCCCGGGCTTCCGGTTCGAGGATGAGTTCCAGGGCGGCCGGCGTTTCGACAAGAAGGGTGTCCTGGCCATGGGCAACACCGGCCCGAACACGAACGGCAGTCAGTTCTTCATCACCGCGGCTCCCACCCCCCACCTCAACAACCGACACACCATCTTCGGCGAGGTGGTGGAAGGGCAGGACGTGGTGGACCGCATCGCCAACGAGCTTCCCAAGGACTCGAACGACCGTCCCCGCCGGGACGTGCGCATCCAGACGTTGACCATCTCCACGGCGCGGCCCTAA
- a CDS encoding glycosyltransferase, with protein MLKPFEVHVQAEPLTHFESELDAAAWSVLQEEAAKARALMAGLAFWNVSSTAQGGGVAEMVPRLVAYARGAGVDARWLVLSGTPEFFHITKRLHHALHGSSGDGSPLGAAEHARYDEVLRDNLEELLVLVRPGDVVLLHDPQTAGLAPALAAAGARVAWRCHVGRDTPNAEVARAWEFLAPGLTAARLTVFSRAAYVPPQCADRALVIQPSIDIFAVKNRPLSPEVARAILARTGLLRGTPDAPEPVFTRSDGVPARVSRGADIVRLGAEPEPDSPLVVQVSRWDPLKDPAGVLNGFALLLRQSPDLRAELVLAGPAVTSVADDPEAAATLQDVISLWRQQPHFVRRRVHLACLPMSDLEENAAIVNALQRHAAVVVQKSLQEGFGLTITEAMWKGRPVVASAVGGLQDQVVHGVNGLLVRDPGDPAEFASTVRSLLENPERAAQLGTRAQEHVRAHFTAARHLADFVRLIERLDTRG; from the coding sequence ATGCTCAAGCCCTTCGAGGTGCACGTCCAGGCCGAACCTCTGACGCACTTCGAGTCCGAGCTGGACGCGGCCGCCTGGAGCGTGCTCCAGGAAGAGGCCGCGAAGGCCCGGGCGCTCATGGCAGGCCTAGCGTTCTGGAACGTGAGTTCCACGGCGCAGGGGGGCGGCGTGGCGGAGATGGTGCCCCGGCTGGTCGCCTACGCTCGCGGGGCGGGCGTGGACGCGCGCTGGCTGGTGCTGAGCGGCACCCCGGAGTTCTTCCACATCACCAAGCGGCTGCATCACGCGCTGCATGGCTCGAGCGGGGACGGGTCGCCCCTGGGCGCGGCCGAGCATGCCCGGTACGACGAGGTGCTCCGCGACAACCTGGAGGAGCTGCTCGTCCTGGTGCGGCCGGGGGACGTGGTGCTCCTGCACGACCCACAGACCGCGGGGCTGGCGCCCGCGCTGGCGGCGGCGGGGGCCCGCGTGGCCTGGCGCTGTCACGTGGGCCGGGACACCCCCAACGCCGAGGTGGCGCGGGCGTGGGAGTTCCTCGCGCCGGGCCTGACTGCCGCCCGGCTCACCGTCTTCAGCCGTGCCGCCTACGTGCCGCCCCAGTGCGCGGACCGGGCGCTCGTCATCCAGCCCTCCATCGACATCTTCGCGGTGAAGAACCGGCCCCTGTCGCCCGAGGTCGCCCGCGCCATCCTCGCCCGTACCGGCCTGCTACGCGGGACGCCGGACGCGCCCGAGCCCGTCTTCACCCGCTCGGACGGGGTGCCCGCGCGCGTGTCGCGGGGCGCGGACATCGTGCGGCTCGGCGCCGAGCCCGAGCCTGACTCGCCCCTGGTGGTGCAGGTGTCGCGGTGGGATCCGCTAAAGGACCCGGCGGGCGTGCTGAATGGGTTCGCGCTGTTGCTGCGGCAGTCGCCCGACCTGCGCGCGGAGCTGGTGCTCGCCGGTCCGGCCGTCACGTCCGTGGCGGACGATCCGGAAGCGGCGGCGACGCTCCAGGACGTCATCTCTCTGTGGCGGCAGCAGCCTCACTTCGTGCGTCGGCGCGTCCACCTGGCGTGCCTGCCCATGAGCGACCTGGAGGAGAACGCCGCCATCGTCAACGCCCTCCAGCGCCACGCGGCCGTAGTCGTCCAGAAGAGCCTCCAGGAGGGCTTCGGGCTCACCATCACCGAGGCCATGTGGAAGGGCCGCCCCGTGGTGGCGAGCGCAGTGGGCGGGCTCCAGGACCAGGTGGTCCACGGCGTGAACGGCTTGCTCGTGCGCGACCCCGGGGACCCGGCGGAGTTCGCGAGCACGGTGCGCTCGCTCCTGGAGAATCCGGAGCGGGCCGCCCAACTGGGCACCCGGGCCCAGGAGCACGTCCGCGCCCATTTCACCGCCGCGCGCCACCTCGCGGACTTCGTGCGCCTCATCGAGCGGCTGGACACGCGAGGCTGA
- a CDS encoding DUSAM domain-containing protein, which yields MNPEDWNKVIILGRQLAAGAELPQDAELPELLMRMAPQVGIAVEDAAPALATPATTCELAMEIQRRTRDGSYRLGHAFDEADKLVAAGDVAGARTVLERAREVEVVPLYRDQLRAYLDDPQDT from the coding sequence ATGAACCCGGAGGATTGGAACAAGGTGATCATCCTGGGGCGTCAACTGGCGGCGGGTGCAGAGCTGCCGCAGGACGCGGAGTTGCCGGAGCTGCTGATGCGCATGGCCCCCCAGGTGGGGATTGCTGTGGAGGATGCAGCGCCTGCGCTCGCCACGCCCGCTACCACATGTGAGCTTGCGATGGAGATCCAGCGCCGGACGCGCGACGGCTCGTATCGGCTCGGACATGCATTCGATGAGGCGGACAAACTGGTGGCGGCTGGAGACGTGGCAGGGGCGCGGACAGTTTTGGAGAGAGCTCGCGAAGTAGAAGTGGTGCCGCTCTACCGCGACCAGCTCCGCGCGTACCTGGACGACCCCCAGGACACCTGA
- a CDS encoding peptidylprolyl isomerase, with the protein MHRLLGITVALFAVGVLAAEPAPGASSGPWTKKVQAGKDLYATLKTSQGTIIVRLFPKEAPNTVANFVGLATGEKAWTDPSTGQLVTKKPLYAGTVFHRVIPGFMIQGGDPTGTGTGDPGYRFEDEFQGGRGFDKPGILAMANAGRNTNGSQFFITTSTPTHLTGRHTIFGEVVSGYDVVEKIGNVPRSAQDRPQTPVTLVSVTLSDKAPKGVPAARAPAAAKDAAKAAVKKKVPADAPVAPSPTP; encoded by the coding sequence ATGCACCGTCTTCTCGGTATCACCGTGGCCCTGTTCGCCGTGGGAGTCCTGGCCGCCGAGCCGGCCCCGGGCGCTTCCAGCGGCCCCTGGACCAAGAAGGTCCAGGCCGGCAAGGACCTCTACGCGACCCTGAAGACGAGCCAGGGCACGATCATCGTGCGGCTCTTCCCCAAGGAGGCGCCCAACACGGTGGCGAACTTCGTGGGGCTGGCGACGGGGGAGAAGGCCTGGACGGACCCCTCCACGGGCCAGCTGGTGACGAAGAAGCCCCTCTACGCGGGCACCGTCTTCCACCGCGTCATCCCGGGCTTCATGATCCAGGGCGGCGACCCCACCGGCACCGGCACGGGTGACCCGGGCTACCGCTTCGAGGACGAGTTCCAGGGCGGCCGCGGCTTCGACAAGCCGGGCATCCTGGCCATGGCCAACGCGGGCCGCAACACCAACGGCAGCCAGTTCTTCATCACCACCTCCACGCCCACGCACCTCACCGGCCGGCACACCATCTTCGGCGAGGTCGTCTCCGGCTATGACGTGGTGGAGAAGATCGGCAACGTGCCGCGCAGCGCGCAGGACCGGCCCCAGACGCCCGTCACGCTCGTCTCCGTCACGCTGAGCGACAAGGCGCCCAAGGGCGTCCCGGCGGCCAGGGCCCCGGCCGCCGCGAAGGACGCCGCCAAGGCCGCCGTGAAGAAGAAGGTCCCCGCGGACGCCCCCGTCGCCCCGAGCCCCACGCCATGA
- the era gene encoding GTPase Era has translation MASQSSQKKTRAGFAALIGRPNVGKSTLLNALTGEKIAIVSPKPQTTRNRILGVVTRPEGQVAFLDTPGIHQAKGELNRYMVEAALSAAEEVDLVLFLIEPPAGETIDVTPGNRAILERLQKVGKPTFLVINKIDAIPKEKLLPLISLYGEQFPFAEVVPISAREKDGVEHLFQVVLGHLPEGEPLFAEDMLTDQQERVLVAEYIREQVLRHCRQEIPYSTAVLVDVFDESEREPRPGTPPGQLGGLIRIAASIYVERDSQKAILIGKQGQMLKLIGTDARKSVQRLLGAHVYLDLRVRVEARWSERAAGLRKLGYE, from the coding sequence ATGGCCTCCCAGTCCTCGCAGAAGAAAACCCGCGCCGGCTTCGCCGCGCTCATCGGCCGGCCCAACGTGGGCAAGAGCACGCTGCTCAACGCGCTCACGGGCGAGAAGATCGCCATCGTCTCGCCCAAGCCGCAGACCACCCGCAACCGCATCCTGGGCGTGGTGACGCGTCCGGAGGGGCAGGTGGCCTTCCTCGACACGCCCGGCATCCACCAGGCCAAGGGGGAGCTCAACCGCTACATGGTGGAGGCCGCCCTCTCCGCGGCCGAGGAGGTGGACCTGGTCCTCTTCCTCATCGAGCCTCCCGCCGGGGAGACCATCGACGTGACGCCGGGCAACCGCGCCATCCTCGAGCGGCTGCAGAAGGTGGGCAAGCCCACCTTCCTGGTCATCAACAAGATCGACGCCATCCCGAAGGAGAAGCTCCTGCCGCTGATCTCGCTGTACGGCGAGCAGTTCCCCTTCGCGGAGGTGGTGCCCATCTCCGCCCGGGAGAAGGACGGCGTGGAGCACCTGTTCCAGGTGGTGCTGGGACACCTGCCGGAGGGTGAGCCGCTCTTCGCGGAGGACATGCTCACGGACCAGCAGGAGCGCGTGCTGGTGGCCGAGTACATCCGCGAGCAGGTGCTCCGGCACTGCCGGCAGGAGATTCCGTACTCCACCGCCGTGCTGGTGGACGTGTTCGACGAGTCCGAGCGCGAGCCGCGCCCCGGCACGCCCCCCGGGCAGCTGGGCGGCCTCATCCGCATCGCGGCGTCCATCTACGTGGAGCGCGACAGCCAGAAGGCCATCCTGATTGGCAAGCAGGGGCAGATGCTGAAGCTCATCGGCACGGACGCGCGCAAGTCGGTGCAGCGCCTGCTGGGCGCGCACGTCTACCTGGACCTGCGCGTGCGCGTGGAGGCCCGCTGGAGCGAGCGCGCTGCGGGCTTGAGGAAGCTGGGTTACGAGTGA
- a CDS encoding tetratricopeptide repeat protein, giving the protein MVAQQKTEKIRQQELRQPDAFQKAGADARDWLMQRQKFLAIGAGVLVLGAVGVAIASEVSKRGEETASMQFGQALTVLDRPVTGVDPADPSSTEPPFATVQARDEEIVRSLEAFRKEYDGTRAATTAALPQAKAEFRLGRYDASLASLATFLKGVPENDALRAGALEGQGYAYEAKGDFANAISSFEQMEKADSGEYLAGMGQYHKARMLILQGKKDEAAQVLSKIPTDHPNSAAARQATERMAVLASEGVKVPTPAPPPAAATPDAG; this is encoded by the coding sequence ATCGTGGCCCAGCAGAAGACCGAGAAGATTCGCCAGCAGGAGCTTCGTCAGCCGGACGCCTTCCAGAAGGCGGGGGCGGACGCGCGCGACTGGCTGATGCAGCGCCAGAAGTTCCTCGCCATCGGTGCCGGTGTCCTGGTGCTGGGCGCGGTGGGCGTCGCCATCGCCAGCGAGGTCTCCAAGCGCGGCGAGGAGACGGCCTCCATGCAGTTCGGCCAGGCGCTCACCGTGCTGGATCGCCCCGTGACGGGCGTGGACCCGGCGGACCCCTCGTCCACGGAGCCCCCGTTCGCGACGGTGCAGGCCCGGGACGAGGAGATCGTCCGGTCGCTGGAGGCGTTCCGCAAGGAGTACGACGGCACGCGCGCGGCGACGACGGCGGCCCTGCCGCAGGCGAAGGCCGAGTTCCGGCTGGGCCGGTACGACGCCTCGCTGGCGTCCCTGGCCACGTTCCTCAAGGGCGTGCCGGAGAACGACGCCCTGCGCGCGGGCGCCCTGGAAGGCCAGGGCTACGCCTACGAGGCCAAGGGCGACTTCGCCAACGCCATCAGCTCCTTCGAGCAGATGGAGAAGGCGGACTCGGGCGAGTACCTGGCGGGCATGGGCCAGTACCACAAGGCGCGCATGCTCATCCTCCAGGGCAAGAAGGACGAGGCGGCCCAGGTCCTGTCGAAGATCCCCACGGACCACCCGAACAGCGCCGCGGCCCGTCAGGCCACGGAGCGCATGGCGGTGCTGGCCTCCGAAGGCGTGAAGGTGCCCACGCCGGCGCCGCCGCCGGCCGCCGCCACGCCGGATGCGGGGTAG